One region of Apus apus isolate bApuApu2 chromosome 6, bApuApu2.pri.cur, whole genome shotgun sequence genomic DNA includes:
- the METAP1D gene encoding methionine aminopeptidase 1D, mitochondrial has translation MWEKRVESIWRGDPLYQLVSCSVTGCRVIFSLCSPIYLHRHSSNCQRRCFYFQWQRNAAYSVVWPATVSPAHPVPEHIKKPDYVTTGIVPDWGDDIEIKNEDQIQGLRQACQLARHVLLLAGKGLKVGMTTEEIDSIVHHEIIRQNAYPSPLGYGGFPKSVCTSVNNVVCHGIPDSRPLQDGDIINIDVTAYYNGYHGDTSETFLVGNVDKSGQKLVEVARKCRDEAIAACRPGAPFSVIGNTISCIAERGGFQVCPSFIGHGIGSYFHGHPEVWHHANDSDLLMEEGMAFTIEPIIMEGSPEFQILKDKWTAVSVDKKRSAQFEHTIVITSEGAEVLSKLAEEA, from the exons GTTCTGTGACTGGCTGCCGTGTCATCTTTTCTTTATGCAGTCCTATCTACCTGCACAGGCACTCAAGCAATTGTCAGCGAAGATGCTTCTATTTTCAGTGGCAAAGAAATGCAGCTTATAGTGTCGTTTGGCCAGCCACCGTTTCTCCAGCTCACCCAGTTCCTGAG CACATAAAGAAGCCAGACTATGTGACGACAGGCATTGTACCAGACTGGGGAGACGACATAGAAATTAAGAATGAAGATCAGATTCAAGGGCTTCGTCAAGCTTGTCAATTGGCCCGTCATGTCCTGCTTCTGGCTGGAAAGGGCTTAAAG GTTGGCATGACAACTGAAGAAATAGATTCCATTGTTCATCATGAAATAATCAGACAGAATGCCTATCCGTCACCTCTGGGCTATGGAGGTTTTCCAAAATCTGTTTGTACTTCTGTAAACAACGTGGTATGTCATGGTATTCCTGACAG TCGACCTCTTCAGGATGGAGATATTATCAACATTGATGTCACG GCGTATTACAATGGCTACCATGGTGACACTTCTGAAACCTTTTTGGTGGGCAATGTGGATAAGTCTGGTCAAAAGTTAGTGGAGGTTGCCAGGAAATGTAGAGATGAAGCAATTGCAGCTTGCAGACCAGGGGCTCCCTTCTCTGTAATTGGAAACACAATCAG CTGCATAGCAGAGCGGGGCGGCTTCCAGGTCTGCCCCTCCTTCATCGGCCACGGCATTGGGTCGTACTTCCACGGGCACCCCGAGGTGTGGCACCACG ccAATGACAGTGATTTGTTAATGGAAGAAGGAATGGCGTTCACAATAG AGCCTATAATAATGGAAGGATCCCCGGAATTTCAGATTCTGAAGGATAAATGGACTGCAGTTTCTGTAGACAAAAAAAG ATCAGCGCAGTTTGAACACACCATTGTGATTACCTCAGAGGGAGCAGAAGTCCTCTCTAAACTGGCGGAAGAAGCCTAA